The Sporichthyaceae bacterium genome includes the window ACCCGCGCGGAGGCCTCCGACGTGGCCAACGCGGTGCTGGACGGCGCGGACGCCCTCATGCTGTCCGGGGAGACCAGCGTGGGGAAGCACGCCCTGGGCGCGCTGTCCACGATGGGCCGGATCATTTCCGCCGTCGAGGAGGACACGTTGACCGACCTGGCCCCGCCGCTGGGACCGCCGCACACAGTCGGTGGGGCCATCGGTCGCGCGGCCGCCGAGGTGGGCGAGGCGATCGACGCCAAGTACCTGGTGGCGTTCACGCAGAGCGGGGACACCGCCCGGCGCTTGGCCCGCTGCCGCTCGCCGATCCCGCTGCTCGCGTTCACCCCGAATCCCGCGGTGCGCAGCCAATTGGCGCTGAGCTGGGGCGTGGAAACCTTCCTGGTGCCGGAGGTCGCGCACACCGATCAGATGGTGCGTCAGGTCGATGAGGCGATGGTCGCGCTGGGGCGGTGCGAGCCCGGCGACCGCGTGGTGATCGTGGCCGGCAGCCCGCCCGGCATCCCGGGTAGCACCAACGCCCTGCGCGTGCACCGCATCGGCGACGCCGTGGGCGAGGTGCATCCCGCCTACACCGCGCCCTGAGCGCGCCTACTCAACCGCCGCCGGCCGCGCTCAGCCGGGCGACTCGGCGTTAGGGTGGGCTGCCGTGGACGACATTCTCGCGCTGTGTGCCGACCTGCCCGAACGGACGTTCCAGTCCGGGTCGGACCTGCTCGCCGAGGGGTCCCGGAGTGGGGAGATTCACGTCCTGGTCGAGGGCACGGTCGGCATCGAGGTCGGCGGGGTGCTGGTCAAGCGGGTCTCCGAGCCGGGTGCGTTCCTCGGGGAGATGTCAGCGCTGTTGGGCACCGCTCACTCGGCGCGCGTGGTGGCGCTGACCGACTGCCGGACCAAGGTGATGCCCGCCGCGCAGGCCACCGCGAACCCGGACCTGCTGTTGGGCATGGCCCGGCTGTTGGCCGCGCGGCTCCACGCGATGACCGGGTACCTGGCCGACCTGCGCCACCAGTACGCCGACTCGGACACGCATCTGGGGCTGATGGCCGACGTGCTCTCCGAGCTGACCTCGGCCCGCCCGTCCGGCATCAGCCCGGGCTCGGCCCGCCCGGACCAACCCGACTACTGAGGAGATCGGGAACGTTGCCGGGGTGGGTCAGGCGTCGAGGGCGCGGATCTGCCCGGAGGCCCGCAGCAGCAGACGGGACAGGTTGTTCCCGGCCCCGATCAACACCTTTGCGTAGACCCGGGGATGATCCTCGGCGAGTTCCCGCAGGTCCGCGACGCCGAGTACCCGGCAGACCACCGGGTCGTCGGCGATAACATCCGCGGTGCGTCTGGCCCGTTCGTACAGGGCGGTCTCACCGAACGCGACCCCGGCACCGAACGTGCGCAGACGTCTCCCGCGGACTGCGCCGGCCGCGCCGGTGGGGTCCGCGCCGGCGCGCAGCCGCGCGGTGGCGCTGCCCGCCGCCAGGAAGAAGACCTCGTCGGCGTGCTCACCTTCGCGCACGATGACCTCGTCAGCGGCGAAACGTCGGGTCTGTAGGAGCGGCTCGAGGAGCGCGAGTTCGTCAGGGGACAGGTCCCGCAGGATGTCCAGGCGCTCGAGCGGCAGCTCGGCGGCCTCACCCAGACCCAGTTCGACGCCGTCCAACAGCCGATCCTCGCAGTGCTCCAACGCGTCGTCGGTGTCCGGCCAGAAATGCCCGGCGGCTATCGCGGCGTCGGCCCTCGGTGGACAGCGCGGGTGCGACGCCGAGGATCGCGGTGCGCAGCCCGTCCGGCCAGCCGGAGTAGAGCAACCGGATCCCGGCGGATGTCAGCCGGGCGTGCAGATCCGCCAGCAAGCTGATCGCGCCGCACGGCACGCTCCATCCGTCGCCCATCGAAGATCACGTACTTGGCCCACGTCGAAGCGGCCTCGACCTGGCGGATCAACTGCTCGGCGGTGGCGAAGTACAGGTCGCCCTGCAGTTCATAGACGTGCACCCCGCGACCGGCGGCAGCCAGGTGGCGGCGCTCCTCGTCGGCGCGCAGTCGTTTGGACGGCACCTCCGCGGCGTCGTAGCGGCGGCGCACGATGCTCCCGGCCACCCAGTTGACCTCAAGAAGGTGCAGTCCGAACTCGCCGGCAAGTTGTTCGCAGACCGCCACCCCGCGGGTGCTGTTCCCGAACGAGTCCAGTTGCGGGGAGAAGGTGCCCACGCCGATCTGCCCGGGCAGCACCGCGAGGATGCCGCCCGCGACCCCGCTCTTGGCCGGGACGCCGACCCGGTACATCCACTCACCCGACCAGTCGTACATCCCGCAGGTCGCCATCACGGTGAGCACCCGGCGCACACTGTTTGTCGACGCAGCGCGGCGGCCGGTCAACGGGTTGACCCCGCCGTTGGCCAGCGTCGCGGCCATCATCGCCAGATCCCGTGCGGTCACCAGGATCGAACACTGCGCGAAGTAAAGGTCGAGGTGGTCCTCCACCGGTTCGTCGATCATCCCGGTGCTCAACTCGAGGAAGGCGATGGCCCGATTTCGGTGCCCGGTGGAGCGTTCCGAGGCGCACACCTCCTCGTCGATGCGCAGTTCCCGCCCGGCGAAGGTCGAGAAAACCCCGAGCAGGTGGTCGCGCCGCGTCTTGAGGTCGGGGCCGCGGACCAATGCGCTGCAGGCGATGGCCCGGCGTTGACCATCGGGTTGAGCGGGCGGTTGTTGCGCTCGTCCATGACGATCGAGTTGAAGGCGTCACCGGAGGGCTCCACCCCGATTCGATGCATGACCTCCACCGGGCCACGGTCGTCCAGGGCGATGCCGAAAACGAACGGCTTCGAGATCGACTGAATCGTGAACTCGCGATCGGCGTCGCCGACGCTGTAGACGTGGCCGTCGGCGGCGGCAATGGCGATGCCGAACTGATTCGGGTCGGCCTTGGCGAGTTCGGGGATGTAGGCGGCAACAGCCCCGCTGTCACCGCTGTGCACCCTGCGGTACACCCGGTCCAGACGTGCTCCCATCACCGAACTCGCCGCGGCTGCCTGCTTCTCAACGAAACCTCACTGCCGTCGGACTGCGTTGTGATCTGTCGACCGTAGCCGGCATTTGTTACAGGCGTTGTCGCAGGTCACTCCGCTACTGACCGGACCGGGACAGTTGGCGATCCTCCTGGCCCATCATCGAGGTCCACCTGGCCAACCCCAGGTCCAGATCGATCTCCACGCACGTCGGCACCGGACCGGTCTGCTTGCCGGGATTGAACACCCAGGCCCCAGCGACGGAGTCGACCCAGGA containing:
- a CDS encoding Crp/Fnr family transcriptional regulator, encoding MDDILALCADLPERTFQSGSDLLAEGSRSGEIHVLVEGTVGIEVGGVLVKRVSEPGAFLGEMSALLGTAHSARVVALTDCRTKVMPAAQATANPDLLLGMARLLAARLHAMTGYLADLRHQYADSDTHLGLMADVLSELTSARPSGISPGSARPDQPDY
- a CDS encoding cyclic nucleotide-binding domain-containing protein, producing the protein MEHCEDRLLDGVELGLGEAAELPLERLDILRDLSPDELALLEPLLQTRRFAADEVIVREGEHADEVFFLAAGSATARLRAGADPTGAAGAVRGRRLRTFGAGVAFGETALYERARRTADVIADDPVVCRVLGVADLRELAEDHPRVYAKVLIGAGNNLSRLLLRASGQIRALDA